Part of the Candidatus Limnocylindrales bacterium genome is shown below.
ATGCTCGTCATTCTTCCGCACTTCAACGGAGTGGGGTTCTTCCGTTTCGACGAGCAGTACTTTCTCGGCGGCGTGGGCGCGCATCACACCGACCTGTCGTGGATCTATCATCGGCTGGCACGGACCGAGAGCGTGACGTACCTCGCCTCGCTCGGAGCGCCGCTGTTGTTCCTGTTCGTGCTTGCGCCGCTGTCGGTCGCACCGGCAATTCCGGCGCTGCTCGCCAACCTGCTGAGCGATGCCGGCTACATGCGAAGCTTTCAGTATCACTACCAGACGTCGGTGCTTCCGTTTCTCTACATCGGGGCGATCGACGGCTTTGCGTTCGCTGTCGGCTGGTTGAGGCAGCGCGAGGCGGGTCGCGCATCACGGATAGTGTCATGGCTCGTTCCGGCCGCGATCATGGTTGCGGTGGTCGCCGAAAACATTGCGTGGAGCAAGATTCCCGTTCACCGGATGGCCGACCTCGTCGGTGAGTGGAAATTTCTGCGCGTCGATCCGGAGCTCGCGCAGGTCCGGCGCGTGCTCTCGAAGATACCTCGCGATGCCGCAGTCTCCGCGGATTATTCGCTGGTGCCGCAGCTTGCGCACCGGCCGCTGATCTACATGTTCCCCAATCCGTTCCACATCAGTAACTGGGGCATCGACGGCGAGAACACGCACGACCCCGAAACCGTCGAATACGTCGTGGTACGCGACATCCCCGGACACGTGCCGGTTCGCCAGAACCTCGATGCCGTTCTCGACTCGAGGCGCTTCCGGCTGATTCACAGCGACCGCAGCACGAGCCTGTACCAGCGGGTCAAGCGCGTGGCGCTGAGCGAGCACGCATCGTGCGGCGACTGGGACGGCGACGGCAAGGTGACGCTCGAAGACGTGCAATGGATTGCCGACGCGATCATGACCGGACACGAATGCCCGCTCGCCGTTTGCGACGCCGACGGCGATGGCAAGGCGGCAAACGCCGACGTGCTGCGCATCGGAAAACGCGCACGGAGTCGTTCGTATGAGCTGGCGTGTCCACCGCCGGCCGGTCCATGACCGCCGGCGCTTCGGTGGCCGCGGTCCTGCTCTCGCGCAGGAGGCAAAAAACCTGTAGCTGACCGATGCGCGCCGCCGTACCCGACGTTCGAAGAACAGGAGAATCCCGTGCTTTCAAAATTCGACGATTATCCGATTCATCAGACTCCCGAACCGGTCGCCCATCCGGCGTCGAGCGACCGCAACGTCTACGATCGCTACTGGTTCAACGGCTACGCGAACGACGGCGAGTTCTATTTCGGCGTCGGGATGGGCCTGTATCCGCATCGCGGCATTCTCGATTGCGGCTTTTCGATTGCGCGTGACGGCGAGCAGCACAGCTTCCATGCCTCGCGGCGCGCGCCGAGCGAACCGTCGGAGACGGTGGTCGGTCCGTTTTCGATCGAAGTCGTCGAGCCGATGAAGCGCACGCGCGTGCGCCTCGAATCCAATTCGACGGGAATCGAGGTCGACCTCGAATTTACTGCACGGACGGCGTGCGTGGAGGAAGGGCGTCAGACGCGGCACTACGGCCAGCGCATCTTCATGGATGCGACGCGCTTCGCGCAGTACGGACGCTGGCAGGGAACGATCCGCTACGACGGCAAGACGCTCGCGATCGATCGCGAGCGCGTATTCGGCACCAAGGATCGCTCTTGGGGAATCCGTCCGGTCGGTGCGCCCGAAATGGACGGTGCGCCGCGCATGGAGATGCCGCAGTTCTTTTTCCTGTGGGCGCCGATCCAGTGGAAGACCCGCTGCACGCACTTCGCGACGTTCGAAGACAGCGACGGCCGCCCGTGGCACCAGGACGGCGCGATCGTCCCGGTCTACGAGAGGCCCGACGACATCCCGGGAGTCAACGATCCTGCGATCCGCTACATGGCGAGGGTCGAGCACAAGCTCGAGTACTTTCCCGGCATGCGGCGCGCACGGCGCGCCAATATCGCGCTCGTCGAGCGTGGCGGCGCGCGCCACGAGATCGCGCTCGAGTCGCTGCTGACGTTCCAGATGAAAGGAATCGGCTACCAGCACCAGGAGTGGGGCCACGGCCACTGGAAAGGCGAGCTCGCGATGGCCGGCGAATCATGGAAACAGGCCGACCTCGATCCGCTCGCGTTCGACAACCTGCACACGCAGCAGGTCGTGCGCGCGACGATGAACGGCGAAGAAGGCGTCGGCGTGCTCGAGCAGATTGCGATCGGGCCGCACGAGACGTCGGGGCTGACGGGGTTTCTCGATGGCGCGGAGTAGAGCAGGTCGAGCTCAAACTCTTCCGGTCGGTGCAACGGTTCCTGTCAGAAGCGTGGAGCCGTGGCTCCGGCGCCGACTGCGGCAAATGGCCGTCCACCGGGATCCTTGATGGTGACCTTGTCGAATTCGATCGACGTACACGGCGGCAGCGCGGCGTCGTCGCCGATCATCGGCGCCAGTGCGACTGCGCTGTTGCTGTTCACTTCCATTCCGCCTCCCACCGGTGTCGAGAAACCGAATGTCACGGGGATATCGCCGAGTGTCATCGGTCCGTTCGCATCGTTGATGGTGATTCGCCAGAGCATGCTCAGCGTCCATCCGCTATCGGCGGGCCCGTCGATCAGGCTATGACCATCGGATCGAGTGATTCCGCTGCAGGCCACGGTCACTTTGGTGAGGTGGCAACCGCCCGACGGAAGATTCAGCGACGTGCCGTCAGCCGCCGTCAGGCCCGCGCAGTCCGTGAGCACGCTTGCGCGCGTCCGGAAATCGCACTTGCCCTTCAGTCCATAGCTGTAAAAGGTCTGCGATCCTGAATCACCGCTTGGAACGACAGGCGCGCAGGCGTCCGTGTCGCTGCTCGTTTCCGTATTCGCCGTCGGATAATTGATGCCGGGACATGCTGCGTAGCTGCGTACCATGAGCGCCCGAACCCCGGACGCCGGCGCAGAATTGAAGCCGCAGCCGCCGTCCCCCGACGTACACGCATCGTAGGCAAGGCAGACGCCGTGTCCTGCGGCGACGGTGCAGGTCTTGGAGCTGCACGCCTCGACGCACTTCCGTTCGCCGCAGCAGCTGTTTTCATCCAGACACATCTGGCCTGCGGGGCACTCGCCGTCCGACTGGCAGTCGGCTCTGTCCTCGCACAGCGTATCTACAAAACACCTGCTCGCAGACCCATCGGCATCCCTGCCGCACAGACACGAGATCGTGCTGCGATCTTTATCGAGAGAATTACCGCTTGCGGTTTCGGCGGCGAGAGTCGACGTCGCGAGTGGAAAGATCAACGCAGCCGCAATCGCCATCGTCATCGACTTCATAGACGGATACCTCGAAGGCTTCGGTGAGCTGGCAACATCGGCGCCGGTGCCAGCCAAAGTGTCGGTTCACGAGCTGGACAATTTGCAGCTCGCAGCAACGCATACACTCGTTCGGCCTACCCTTGTCAATGTCGTTCGGAATGTTTCTCGGCTTCACAAGTCGTACGACGCGCTTCCGAAGTACACGTGCACCGTCGTTGCATTGCCGCGTCGCCGAAAAAATTGGTGACCAATATCACGTATCGATAACGAGAAGAGACTGAAGTTGCTGTGAGTTTGCAGCAAAGTGATCGTCGAGCTCGTTCCTGTTCGTTCGTTCAGGACAAGTCCGCCTTGACACGAGAGTTGCCGGGCCAGTAGGTTCCCGCCGGCTCTTCGCTTGATGCGTAGAGTTTCAAGGGGGCCATCATGACGGCCGCACTCTTTCTGTCCGCTCTGTATCCTTTGTCGTTTTTATTCGTCTTTCCCGTGCTCGCACCGAGTTCACGGTGAGCGTGCAGCAAAAGCGCCGCACGCGGCGTCGAAAGTCATGCTTCGCCGCAATTCTGGCTGGCCTGCTTCTGAGCATCCCGGTCGCGAACGACACCGAAGCAGAGGAAACCGACGTTTACGCTCATCCTGCCGGATACTGTGACGATACGACGAACGGCGTCGCCAACGTTCCGGCGAGACCGAAGTGGTTGGATCTTGCCGGGCCTCATCCCGATGACGGCAAGAGCCGCTATCCCGACTACCAGAACCTCTCGAAGAACTTCAACGCGCAGCAGACTCTGCAGATGCTCGTGTCCGAGATGACCAACGCCGTGGGAAAGCTTCAGAGCGTAACGGAAAAGGCCGCGGACGGTACACTGATCGAAGATTTTGCGAACGCGTCTATTCCACAGGTGCCGGGCCACTGCCTGTGCCGAGCGAACCCCGACAAGCCGGACTGCAGCGTCGAGAATGCCTGGCCCGCGGTGCAGCAAGTGGTGGAGAAGCTTTCGACGATCGATTTTCCCTCCATTCTGCAGACCTTCATCGACGACAAGATCGACGCAGTCGAAGCGATCCTCGACTCCCTCGTCGATGACCTGCTGAACGACATCCTGCCGGCCTTTCTGAGTGAAACCGAAATCACAGCGGCAATCACCACGGCGATCCAGAATACGCAGACGCATCTCAACAACACCCTTGCAGCCTGCGGTGTCGGCGTCGGCGGCTCCTGCGGGATCGGAGGCGTTCAGCAGTCTCCGGCGACCTCGGGTGATGTGTCCGACCGGACGGTGGTGGGCAAGGGCGGAAAGCTCGGCAAGGCCGTAAAGCCGATTCTGCTGAACGTAAACCTTCGCGACCTTCCGCCCGCCCCACGCTGGAGCACGGGCAACGCGCGATACGAACTGCAGCGGCCCACCGCTCCCTTTCGTCCGCGGCAGCCTCCGGTTCATCCGCCGACAGGTCTCGATCCGCTGCTGCAGCAACAGATGAGCGTGCGCTCGCTGCGCACCGCGCCTGCACTGTCGGCACCGACGCTCTTCGATGGGCTCGGAAAGACGGGTGCGACCAACGTTCCGGATGCTGTCGGAGACGTGGGTCCCGACCACTACGTCCAGATGACCAACACGCAAAGCGGCGCGCAGATCGCCATCTACGACAAGACCGGCGTGCCGATCGTGCCCGCAAAGCTGCTCAAGAGCCTCTTTGACGCCGCAGCCGTCGACCCGTTGGCGACCCACTGCGAGGACCATCCAGTGGGAGATCCAATCGTTCTCTACGATGCGCGCGCCGATCGATGGCTTCTCGCAGAGCTGGCCGAGCTCAACGCGGGGTCTGCCGACTACGCGTGCGTTTACATCTCGCAGACTGGCGACCCGACCATGGACTGGTACGCCTACGAATTCGAGATGGACGCCACCGACTTCCTCAAATACGGAATCTGGACCGACTCGTACTTCATGGGCGGCAACGAGACGTCAGGCGCGTTCATGGAGATTCATGCGCTCGATCGCACCGCAATGCTGGCCGGCCAGGTGACTCAGCCGTTCACGTTCTCCGCCGAAATTCCAAAGCTCGCGAATCTCGGCTTCCAAGTGCTGATTCCCGCCGACCTCGATGGCAAGAGCCCTCCACCAGACGGAGAGCCGGCACTGTTCCTGCGTCAGGTCGACGACGAGATCGTCGACCCCCTCAACAACGATCCCGATCACGACTTCCTGGAAATGTACGAAGTCAAGGTCGACTGGAGCAATCCGGCTCTCTCGTCGGTCACCAAGCGTCCGGACATCGTACTGACCGATTTCGATTCCGGCTTCGGCGCCGTGGTCAACGATCCTTATCAGATACCGCAGCCATCGGATGCGACACTGCTCGACGCGGTGCCCGAGGCGCTGAACAACCGGATCCAGTATCGGAACTTCGGTACCCACCGCACGCTGGTCACCGCACTCGTCACTGACGTCGACACGAGCGCGGTTACACACGCCGGTGTCCGCTGGCTCGAGCTTCGTACCGCCGAGGGCGAGCCATGGAGCCTGTGCCAGGAAGGGACTTATGCTCCCGATGCGACGCAACGATGGATGGGCAACATTTCCATGGACGGCGCCGGGAACGTCGCGCTCGGATACAACGTCTCCGGAAACTTCCAATCCGCGCTCGCCGACTGCGTCACGAACGTATGTCCCGGAATCCGCTACACCGGGCGGGAAGCCAACGATCAGGGCGGCATCTTCACCGAAGGCGAGCACGAGATGGTTGCGGGAGCCTCTTCGAAGTCGAACAAGCGCTGGGGCGACTACAACGCGCTCACCGTCGATCCCGCCAACGACTGCACGTTCTGGTACACCAACGAGTACCTGGCGACCGGCGGCGACTGGAAAACCCAGATCGCGACGTTCGAGTTCGATTCGTGCTCGAACAGTGGCCTCAGCGGTGCAGCCCAACAGCTCAAGGACGAATTCGAGACTGCGATCGTCGGTGCAACCGGTCAATTGACCACGCAGCTCGTGACCGGCGTCAAGGCCGACTGGCTCACCGTCAAAAACGCGCTGAAATCATTGAAGGACCAATTTGCCGGCGTGCATTCCGTAGAAGACCTGTTCCAGATCGACTGGCAGGAATTCCTCGACGCGATCAACGGGGTGATCTCGAAGTATGCCGATATCGTAGACGACGTCACCGTGGCCATCGACAACCTCAAGAACCTGGACTTCGAGAGCCTGAAAGATACCGTCGCCAATTCGCTGATCAACCGACTCAAGCTCGACCCGCAGTACGGCCCCTGCATTACGCAGCTGCTCGACGATGCGAACTTCGTCAACGGCCAAAGCGTCCTGTTCGATGAGCTGGTGAGCGCCCTGCGTGACAGTCTGGAGACGCGCTGGCTTGCCATCAAAACGCGCGTCGAGCTTGCACGAACACAGTTTACGGCGCTCGCCTCTGCCCAGACGCTTCAGGACGATCTGGCCGGCATCGTTGCCGACATTACGCTGAATGCGCTGCCCGACTGTTACCGGAAAGCCACGCGCAACGACTGCTGCGAGTTCTGCGGCGGAGCCGATTGCGAGGCTACCGACTTCCTGTGGATGGCCGTGGATTTCCTCAAGGATCCTGCGGCGACCGGCGCAACCGTCGGGAACTACGCGATGATGGGGCTCAAGCAGCTCGGCTGGCTCGATCAGATTTCCGCCACGCTCAGCGATGCCCTCAGTTCCAGCCTCGGTGACACGCTGGGCACGCTGACGGATCTGAGCGAAACGCTGAGCAAGATCGACTTCCTGTCCACTCCTTTCGGCTACGTGGACCGCTTCGGCGAAGGCTATCACCTCGGCGCCTACACCGAGCTGCGCCCCGACCTGCACATGTGCATCGGCTACGCCGGACACGGCGCTTATGCGCAGATGGGCAATCTCGGCAACGACAAGTTCAGCATCGGTGCACGGTATGGCTCGCACAATCTCAGCAAGCGGCAACGCCTGCAGTTCCATTCGGGCGGATTCGCCGTCAGCGCCTGGGGTCACGACCTGAGTCTGGCGCCGAGTGTCGAAGTACAGACACAAATGAACGGCTTCCGGATATGGGACGCGGAGAAACCGTTCGGCATTCCCAGTTTCAACTTCAACGCAAACGAGATTCAACGTCTCGACATCTTCGACGCCATCCCGGACGGCGCGATACCGCAGAGCTTCGGGGATCTGCTCATCAGGGATCTGTTCGTCTCCGAGGATATCAACCACCATCTCGACTGGCCGCGCGACCTGCCCGACACTCCATGGGAAGACGAAAGCATCGCCACCGTGTCGTTCGGCCTGAACCTGCCGATCGATTTCGACATGGACCGGATCTATCTGACTCCGCCCATCGAGATCATTCCGCCTATTCTGACTGCAACGCCTTACTTCGATTTTTCGTTCGGCCTGAACTGGTTCCACGAAACCAATCGCATGCGGACGCGAGTGCTCGAGAAGGTCAATGAGAACCTCGCTGCGGCCCAGCGGCTGAACGACACGTCTTTCTCGCGGGACGACGAAGACTTTCAGGCGGCCGACGTAACTCAGGACAATGGGACGAAGGTACGGGTGGAGCCCGAGATCGGCGTGCTGGCGTTCCTCGGGTTCAAGATCTCCAAGATCAAGGTCGGCGCTTCCGCCGATCTCTCGCTGAAGATCGACATCGAGCCCGGCGGCGCAGGCGGCGTAGTGGACCTGAACCGGACGCTTGGCGAGGCCCTGACGCATTCCAATCCCCCGGCGGATGCACCGTGCACACCGGTCTGGAAGGTCGAGACCAACCGGATCTGCACGAACAAGGACTTCCCCGAGTCCACGCAGACGTACTCGTGCGACCCGTCGGAGGAGAAGGGCGCATGCTGCATTCACTACGGAGCGAGAAAAGATAACATGCTCGTAGCCGGCATCGGCGTGGAAGAGCTGTCCGTGTCCGACCTCGAAGGCTCGTACTGCGTCGATGCGTGGACCGGCATCAAGCAGAGTGACTGCGAGAAACTGAACGTAAGCGACAAGATCACGGACCTCATCGCAACGGTGGAAGATATCGGCCTGCCCGGATGGGCCGTCAATCCGATTCTGAATCCACTGCGAAAACTTTCGGATTCGTTTGTTGCCGACATCAGTGCCACGTGGAACGCGACGAAGCGCTGTTCCGACAAACCGTGCAGCACCACAAGCTCGAACACGCTCGTACTGTCCACCGCCGGCCTCGCAGTCGGCAGTATGTCCGACTGTGCCCAGCACGGCTACTGCACGCCGACGGCAGGCGCCGCAATCCACGACGTGAAACAGGACGCCGCTTGCAGCGGATCGTTCTCGGCCTACTCGTGCCGCGTCGAGGTCGACGACTCGATCGATCACTGGGCGGGCGACGGATGCCACCCGCTGCAGCACGGATTCCCGAGCGCCTGCGGCTGCAATGACGACGAGCAGTGCGCTTCGGCCGAGCACTGCGACGTCGCGGCCGGCCAATGCACGACCGGGCAGATCGCATTCTCATGCGTCTGCGACAGCTCCGGCAACTGTCCATCGGGCCGCGTCTGCAAGTCCGGCGCGTGTGCTCTCCCGTGCGTCAGCGACAGCGATTGCAGCAACGGTCGCATCTGCGACGCCGGTGCGTGCTCGCCGCCGCACGGAATCCCCTACACGGAAACGATCGTGGCCGGCATGGAAGACGTCGAACCGCCTACGCACCTGATTTCGACTTACGCCATGAGCGATATTTACGCGCTGCTTCGCCTGCGGTTCGCGGCAGCCGTCGAATTGACGTTCAAGCTCTTCGGCAAAGAGAAGTCCTGGAGGGTTCTCGACTTCGCCAAGCTCTGGGACCTCGGCTCGACATGGAAGGGCTTTTACCAGCCCGGTCTCGAAGCGCTCTACCAGGACGAATGCACCGACCCGTCGCTTCCGTGGCTGGTGACCAACCGCTACCCGCTGTCACTGACCTACACCGATCCGGACCACGATCCGTTGAACGCAGTGGGAGTTCTTCCGGCGCGCTTGTGTACGAGCGGAAACGTCTGCCGATATCCAGTTCCGGACCCCCCGGATCTGTTTCCGACCACGGTCTCCGACGGCAATGCCGGTACCGTCGGCGAGTTCGTCGAGTGGTGCAAAGGTGACATGCCGGCTCACAGGGAAGATCCAACTCCGTCGAACAACGACGGTGCGATCACCAAGGGGGTCACCGATACCTTCCACTTCGGCGATGACCTCGCGCGCGACGTCTGGGCGCAGAACCCGGTCTGCATCGACGGTCTGCCGTGGAACGACTGGCTCGGGAAGCTGCCGGCCCACTACGGAACGCAAGACGTAGCCGGTGGTGGCCAGATGAACAACCTGAGGTGCAGGTATGTCGACCCGCAGACCAGCCAGACGTATGAGTTCGACTGCATCGGGACGACGCCGGCGATGATGGCGATCTGGCGCTGCAACTCGACCAGCGCCAATTTCATCGCCCAGGCCTTCGCAAACAAATTCGCGTCGACCGCGCCGGAGGTGTTGATTCCCAATCCTTACGGAACAGGCGTCGTATTCGATCTGGATACGATGTTCCTGTCGCAAGTGACAAACGACGACAAGTATGGGGCGGGTGACGAGCGCCAGTACGATCTTGCGAGCCTGCGGAGCGATCTCAAAACGGCGACAGTGCAGGTCAGCTCCTTCACGTACGGGATCGGTTCGTGGCTGAATCTGATGAACAGTTGCTTCGAAACCAGGTTCTACTCTGCCACCGAATCAGCCTGTGAGTGCACCACAAATCAGGACTGCCTGGCCGACAACTCCGAGCGATGCACAGGCGGCGTCTGCGAGTATCCGATGGTGCACAAGGACGACGGCACCTGCGTCAACGCGGATTGTTCACCGTCCTGGCTGCACCGCGAATGCCCGATCGTGAAGGCCATCATCAGCGATCCAGAGCTTTGCTGCGGTGACGGAATCGTCGAATCGGGAGAAGAGTGCGATCCTGCCAGTCCCGTCGGTGGCTTTGCATGTAGCGACGATTGCCGGACCTTCCACGCAGAGCTGTGCTGTCCGGCTACTGGACCCTGCGACTCCGACGGCGACGGCGTCGGGGTTCTCTGCGACAACTGTCCCATCGACGCCAATGCCGACCAGGTCGATGCAGATCACGACGCCATCGGTGACGCGTGCGACATCTGTCGAGGCGGCGTCCCGACAAAATCGAAGTCGCGGCTCAAGTTCAGCAAGCTCAACGATTCGACCACATCCGTGCCGCAGCAGCGCGTCCAGATCATCGGCACCGGGGGATTCACGGGCCCCTTGCCGACCCCACCGCTCGACGCCGCTCATCTCGGCCTGCGCGTGCAGGTCACCGATCTGTCACTCGGAAGCGTGATTCTCGACCACACGATCCCCGGTGGCGTATTGCCCGGGGTGTGCAACGCCGCCGATGGATGGACCGTCAGCGGCTCCGCCGGCCGGAACCAGTCGTACGCGAATGTCAGCAGCGAAGTTCCTCCGGCCTGCGTCTACGGCTCGACATCCGGCATCGATCACGCGCTCGTGAAGGACAAGACGGCAAAGAAAAAAGGCGTCTATCACAAAATCAGCGGGCGCAATGGGAGCTATTCGCCGGTTCATGGACCGTTCCGCGTGGTCATCGTCTACGGAGGGACCGCAGAGCAGGACAGTGGCCAGTGCACCGAAATGACCTATTCGCCGCAGCAGTGCGTCTACGATGCGCCGAGGGGGACGCTGGACTGCCAGGGAAGTTGAGGCAGCCCAGCGTGGCAGTACCCGCGTGAGATCTGGCGCAGCTTCGTGTTTCTCGACTACGTGCGATTCGTTCGATAGTTTCGCTTGCCATGAGCGCGATGCAGACGAGCGGACCGCCGCGAAACGAGTACCGTCACTTCATCTCCGACACGCGCCGCTGGGACGGCTTCGAGCACCGCCCCGGAGACATCCTCGTCTGTACGCCGCCGAAATGCGGCACGACCTGGACACAGACCATCGTCGCGATGCTTCTGTTTCCCGACGGGAATCCTCCGGCGCCCGTGACGACGCTGTCGCCGTGGATCGAAGCGCGTTTCAAGCCGTACGAGGACATGCTGGAGGGGCTCCGGCAGCAGACGCACCGCCGCTCGATCAAAAGCCACACCTCGGCGGACGGCGTTCCATGGTGGCCCGACGCCCGCTACATCGTCGTCGGCAGGGACGGACGCGATGCGTTCATGTCGTTCGTCAATCACATTGCCAGCATGCGACCCGAAAAGATCTTCGAGCTGATGGAGAGCGCGCGCGCCGAAGGCATCGCGTTCGAGCCGATGCCGCCGCCGGATGATATCCACCAGTTCTTTGCCGGATGGCTCGCCGAAGGCCGACTGTTCTCGTTCCTCGACTCGTACTGGCAGCGGCGGCACGAGCCGAACGTGCTGTTCGTGCATTACGACGATCTGAAGGCGAACCTCGAATCCGAAGTACGGCGGATCGCGGCGTTTCTCGGCGTCCCGCTGGAAGATCGCCACCTGCCCGGCATCCTCGAGCGCTGTTCGTTCGACTGGATGAAGAAGAACTCCGAGCGCATCGGGGATTTCGGCGACCTGTTCACCGGCGGCGGACAGTCGTTCTTCTTCAAGGGCACCAACGGCCGCTGGCAAGGCGTGCTGACTCCGGACGAGCTCGCGCAGTACGACGAGCGCTCCCGCCAGATGATGCCGCCGGATCTCAAGGAGTGGCTCGACCGCGGATGACGATCGCGCCCTGTCGCAGCTACTGCGAAATCCGCCGCAGTCGCATCATCAGCACGATGACCGACAGAAAGCTCGCCACCACGATCGCTTCCATCAACCCGGCCACGCCGCGACCGCTGCGTTCTCCGAGCCACCACGCAAGCGGCGGCATCACGACGACGTAGGAAAGGATGTGGCTCGCGGTCGGCAGCCAGTTGTCGCCGCGGCCGCGCAGCGCAGCGGCGACGACGACTTGGCCGCCGTCCGGAACGAGCACGAGTGCGGCAACCGGCATCAGCCCGGCGACGACGGCGGCAAGCGCGACGTCGGACGTCAGCGATCCGGCGATGGTCGTCGCGAACGCGAGCAGCACCGCTGCGCAGATCACCATCGCGATCGAATTGACGCCGAGGCCGGCCCAGCCGGCGCGGCCGGCTTCGTGCGCGTCGCGCCGGCCCCACGCTTCGGCAACGAGAACGGCCGTTGCGGTCGCGACACCGAGCGAAATCATGAAGACGACCGCGAGCGTGTTCAGCAGCAGCTGATACGCCGCGACAGAAGACGCGCCGATGCGTCCGGCAATCACCGTAAGCGACGAGAACGCTCCGGCTTCGGCAAGCTGGCTGACGGCTGCGGCGCCGCCGACAGCGAGCAGCGCGCGGTAGCTCGGCGCATGAGGCGCACGTGCCCTGACGCCGTACGTGCGACCGGCCGGTGAAGCGAGGATCCATCCGGCAAGCGCCGTGAACATGAATGCGCGCCCGCCGACCGTCGCCCATGCCGAACCGCGTGCGCCGAGCTCGGGAAC
Proteins encoded:
- a CDS encoding DUF2079 domain-containing protein, whose amino-acid sequence is MMVEPHPPAAPPPARSLRPARLVAGCLIALYATYFSLYTCVAHGRLKTYAFDLGTFDQGIWLAGHGTNYFVTVRGLHLLGDHVRLFSFVLAPLYWIWDDVRALLVLQSIVIAAAAWLLLRIAEQKVPGHRWFAPAVAASWLLHPAVQNLNLDHAHPDAFATTLLVASIWFLRRGQLPAFWTTAVLAMSCKEDVPLVFVAMGLVLMLDRSRRRLGTAVLAVSASYFALCMLVILPHFNGVGFFRFDEQYFLGGVGAHHTDLSWIYHRLARTESVTYLASLGAPLLFLFVLAPLSVAPAIPALLANLLSDAGYMRSFQYHYQTSVLPFLYIGAIDGFAFAVGWLRQREAGRASRIVSWLVPAAIMVAVVAENIAWSKIPVHRMADLVGEWKFLRVDPELAQVRRVLSKIPRDAAVSADYSLVPQLAHRPLIYMFPNPFHISNWGIDGENTHDPETVEYVVVRDIPGHVPVRQNLDAVLDSRRFRLIHSDRSTSLYQRVKRVALSEHASCGDWDGDGKVTLEDVQWIADAIMTGHECPLAVCDADGDGKAANADVLRIGKRARSRSYELACPPPAGP
- a CDS encoding sulfotransferase domain-containing protein — encoded protein: MSAMQTSGPPRNEYRHFISDTRRWDGFEHRPGDILVCTPPKCGTTWTQTIVAMLLFPDGNPPAPVTTLSPWIEARFKPYEDMLEGLRQQTHRRSIKSHTSADGVPWWPDARYIVVGRDGRDAFMSFVNHIASMRPEKIFELMESARAEGIAFEPMPPPDDIHQFFAGWLAEGRLFSFLDSYWQRRHEPNVLFVHYDDLKANLESEVRRIAAFLGVPLEDRHLPGILERCSFDWMKKNSERIGDFGDLFTGGGQSFFFKGTNGRWQGVLTPDELAQYDERSRQMMPPDLKEWLDRG
- a CDS encoding MATE family efflux transporter — protein: MHARPLPVLLRSLARLAAPVAIARLGIMGMGIADTVVVGQLAPDDLPALALGWAPTGVLLVTGIGLLTGVQVLTARVLGEGRPTDAGAVWRRGLVISLVAGIVSIAALATLVEPLLVAFGIEPALAAHGAAVSKILGVSVALHYAYVCSAFFVEAVQRPVSGTIVIWAANGVNLALNLLLVPELGARGSAWATVGGRAFMFTALAGWILASPAGRTYGVRARAPHAPSYRALLAVGGAAAVSQLAEAGAFSSLTVIAGRIGASSVAAYQLLLNTLAVVFMISLGVATATAVLVAEAWGRRDAHEAGRAGWAGLGVNSIAMVICAAVLLAFATTIAGSLTSDVALAAVVAGLMPVAALVLVPDGGQVVVAAALRGRGDNWLPTASHILSYVVVMPPLAWWLGERSGRGVAGLMEAIVVASFLSVIVLMMRLRRISQ